Proteins encoded together in one Vigna angularis cultivar LongXiaoDou No.4 chromosome 5, ASM1680809v1, whole genome shotgun sequence window:
- the LOC108340530 gene encoding LRR receptor-like serine/threonine-protein kinase ERL1: MGLAIHTFDDIMRVTENLSEKYIVGYGASGTVYKCVLKNSRPIAIKRLYNQRQHNQGSLRQNLKLLEGIRHRNLVTLHGYALTPNGNLLFYDYMENGSLWDLLHGPLKKVKLDWEARLRIVVGASEGLAYLHQNCNPRIIHRDIKSSNILIDENFEARLSDFGIAKCLSTTRTHASTSVVGTIGYVDPEYARSSRLNEKYDVYSFGIVLLELLTEKKAVNNDSNLHHLVSAFRIFFLMILSYQTHLCMQKNSYMACRYYLRQITTL; this comes from the exons ATGGGCTTGGCCATCCACACCTTCGATGATATCATGAGAGTTACTGAGAATCTCAGTGAGAAGTATATTGTAGGATATGGTGCCTCAGGTACCGTGTACAAGTGTGTTTTGAAGAATTCCCGGCCAATTGCAATTAAACGACTATACAACCAGCGTCAACACAACCAAGGGAGTTTGAGACAGAACTTGAAACTATTGGAAGGCATCAGACACAGGAATCTTGTCACTTTGCATGGTTATGCTCTAACTCCTAATGGAAATCTTCTCTTCTATGACTATATGGAGAATGGCTCTCTGTGGGATCTTCTACATG GTCCCTTGAAAAAGGTAAAACTTGATTGGGAAGCACGCTTGAGGATTGTTGTGGGAGCTTCTGAAGGACTTGCTTACCTCCATCAAAACTGCAATCCTAGAATTATTCACAGGGATATTAAGTCCTCAAATATCCTGATAGACGAGAACTTTGAAGCTCGTCTCTCTGATTTTGGCATTGCCAAATGTTTGTCAACTACAAGAACACATGCATCAACATCTGTGGTTGGGACAATAGGATATGTTGACCCTGAGTATGCCAGAAGTTCTAGgttgaatgaaaaatatgacGTGTATAGCTTTGGTATTGTTCTACTTGAGCTACTAACAGAAAAGAAAGCAGTGAATAATGATTCCAACTTGCATCACTTGGTAAGTGCTTTCcgcattttttttctaatgattCTGTCTTACCAAACACATTTGTGTATGCAAAAGAACTCATACATGGCTTGCAGATATTATCTAAGACAGATAACAACACTATAA